A stretch of Ascaphus truei isolate aAscTru1 unplaced genomic scaffold, aAscTru1.hap1 HAP1_SCAFFOLD_1470, whole genome shotgun sequence DNA encodes these proteins:
- the MRPL10 gene encoding LOW QUALITY PROTEIN: large ribosomal subunit protein uL10m (The sequence of the model RefSeq protein was modified relative to this genomic sequence to represent the inferred CDS: deleted 5 bases in 3 codons), with translation MCPLYLCPVIMRPPISVPGWLPGVRPPLSGRLPAVRPPLSGWLPAVQWVRHGSKAVTRHRKASHFEKQKLMALTQYIAPETHGPREKCRPRDKTQPGGGRAPLERLLCSQLDAVLRDCKMVAVFQRNAARADDLLRLRTRLLKHEIHIKHTFPTQVVRQCVTRSPHRSLLPLFMGQTLLVVSHPVKVREMLQGVRILPQIQLLGASVDGSVLSRQGVQSYARLQSREVLLGQLLGALTMMTSHTCALLAQHPARTSALLEQHIREQSAEQHSQAQ, from the exons atgtGCCCCCTATATCTGTGCCCGGTAATTATGCGCCCCCCTATATCTGTGCCCG gcTGGCTCCCGGGCGTGCGTCCCCCCCTCTCGGGCCGGCTCCCGGCCGTGCGTCCCCCCCTCTCGGGCTGGCTCCCGGCCGTGCAGTGGGTCCGCCATGGCTCTAAAGCGGTGACCCGGCACAGGAAG GCTTCGCACTTCGAGAAGCAGAAGCTGATGGCGTTAACACAATACATCGCCCCCGAAACCCACGGTCCCCGCGAGAAGTGTCGCCCCCGGGACAAGACCCAGCCAGGAGGAG GGCGGGCCCCCCTGGAGCGGCTCCTGTGCTCCCAGCTGGACGCGGTGCTCCGGGATTGTAAAATGGTGGCCGTGTTT CAGCGCAACGCCGCGCGGGCTGACGACTTGCTGAGGCTGCGGACA CGGCTCCTCAAACACGAGATCCACATCAAGCACACTTTCCCAA cccaggtggtgaggcagtgtgtgacacgctccCCGCACCGCTCCCTGCTGCCGCTCTTCATGGGACAGACGCTGCTGGTGGTCAGTCACCCCGTGAAGGTCAGAGAGATGCTGCAGGGCGTGAGGATCCTGCCCCAGATACAGCTGCTAG GTGCCAGCGTGGATGGCAGTGTCCTGAGCCGGCAGGGAGTGCAGAGCTACGCCAGACTGCAGAGCAGGGAGGTGCTGCTGGGGCAGCTGCTGGGAGCGCTCACAATGATGACATCACACACCTGCGCGCTGCTGGCACAGCACCCTGCGCGGACCAGCGCTCTGCTGGAGCAGCACATCAGGGAGCAGAGCGCTGAGCAGCACAGCCAGGCGCAGTAA